TCATTTTCCTCAGCATGACCGAGGATTTCAGAGTTGGAAGGTATTCTGCTCAGCCTGTACTTCCTTGCCACCCCCAGTTTTATCTTGGCCACATCCTCTCTTTTCGCACCTCTTCCAATGAGTTCTTCAATTATCTCTCTATGATATTCCATTGCCAGTGGTATAGAAAATAACAAAAGCAAGAAGTTACTAATTTTAATACTGATGAGAAAAACAAGAAGGTGTCCGAGATGAGTAAAGAGGATGAAATTCTCAGAATACTTGAAGACAATGCAAGAGTTAGTGATGAGGATATAGCCACAATGCTTGATATTCCAGCTGAAGAGATAAGCAGGATAATAAAGAGTATGGAAGAGCGGAAGATTATAAGGAAGTATAAAGCCGTAATCAACTGGGAAAAATTTGGCAGAGAAAAGGTTTATGCTATGATTGATGTGAAAATACATCCTGAAAGAGATAGGGGTTATGATTCCATAGCCGAACGCCTGATGCGCTTTTCCGAGGTTAGAAATCTTTTTCTGGTCTCAGGTATGTATGACCTGTTTGTACTTGTGGAAGGGGATAACATAAAGGAGGTTGCAGGTTTTGTTGCACAGAAGCTTGCTCCTCTGCCCCAGGTAACAAGTACCACCACCCATTTTCTACTAAAGAAGTATAAGGAAGACGGAGATATTCTATTTGACAGGGAGGAAGCTGAGAGACAGCCCATAAGCTTATGAGGTTAATTTATGTCAGGGATTGCTGAAAGGGTAAGGAAGGTACCTGCTTCAGGTATAAGGAAGTTCTTTGACCTTGTGCTTGGTATGGATGATGTTATATCTCTTGGCGTTGGAGAGCCTGATTTTGTTACACCGTGGCATATAAGAGAGGCAAGTATATACAGCCTTGAACGCGGTCATACCATGTACACTTCCAACTATGGTATTCTTGAGCTCAGAGAGGCAATTGCAGAGAAGGTTAAAGAAAGTTATAATGTCGAATATAATCCAGAGAATAAAGTTCTTATTACTGTAGGCGTGAGCGAGGCCTTCGACCTTGCTGTCAGAGCGGTTGTTAACCCTGGAGATGAGGTTCTGATACCTGAGCCGAGTTATGTTTCATACAAACCATGCACAATCTTTGCAGGTGGAAAACCTGTTATAGTTGAAACAGTAGAAGAGAACGAGTTCAAGCCTATGGTTGAAGATATTGAGAAGAAAATAACAGAGAAGACAAAAGTTCTTGTGCTCAGCTATCCAAATAACCCGACAGGGGCAACCCTGGGCAAAGGTGACCTTGAAGATATAGCAGATATAGTCAGGGAATATGACCTTACTGTAATAAGCGATGAAGTCTATGACAGACTCACTTATAAAGGTGAGCATACATGTTTCTCCTCTCTCAATGGTATGAGAGAAAATACAGTCTATCTTAACGGGTTTTCCAAAGCCTATGCCATGACAGGCTGGAGGATAGGCTATGCGATGAGCAGTGAAGAGATTATTGAAGCTATGATGAAGATTCACCAGTATTCAATGCTCTGCGCTCCTATAATGAGTCAGAAGGCAGCTCTTGAAGCAGTCACCGCAGGTGATAGGGACGTTGAGGAGATGGTTAGGCAGTACAGCAGGAGAAAAAGAATTCTTGTAAAGAGGCTAAGAGAAATCGGACTGAGTTGTTTTGAGCCGGGTGGAGCATTCTATGCTTTTCCATCAATTAAGAGTACAGGGCTCAACTCAGAGGAATTTGCAACGAGACTTCTTGAGGAGGAGAAAGTTGCAGTTGTTCCGGGGAATGTATTTGGCAGCAGTGGTGAGGGTTATTTAAGATTGGCCTATGCAGCTTCGCATGAAGATATAAATGAAGCTCTTAACAGAATGGAGAGATTTGTAAACAGATTATAGCCCCGGGCGGAATCGAACCGCCGTCTCGGGATCCAAAGTCCCGAATGATTGACCTCTACACTACGGGGCTTATAGATTTTTATAACATCCTTGAATAGCATCTCAAAAAATATTTATAGTATAAAATAGATTATGTTATGAATAAAAGAGGTTAAAAGCTTGGATATATATGGCTATCTTGTGTTTTTCTATTCGCTTACGGCTATTAC
The sequence above is drawn from the archaeon BMS3Bbin15 genome and encodes:
- a CDS encoding DNA-binding transcriptional regulator AsnC; translation: MSKEDEILRILEDNARVSDEDIATMLDIPAEEISRIIKSMEERKIIRKYKAVINWEKFGREKVYAMIDVKIHPERDRGYDSIAERLMRFSEVRNLFLVSGMYDLFVLVEGDNIKEVAGFVAQKLAPLPQVTSTTTHFLLKKYKEDGDILFDREEAERQPISL